The Pecten maximus chromosome 11, xPecMax1.1, whole genome shotgun sequence genome has a segment encoding these proteins:
- the LOC117338622 gene encoding uncharacterized protein LOC117338622, with protein MNDVKLYGLLYIVYGLLYIVYGLLYIVYGLFYIVYGLLYIVYGLLYIIYGLLYMVYGLLYMVYGLLYIVYGLLYMVYGLLYIVYGLLYIVYGLLYIVYGVLYIVYGFLYMVYGLLYIVYGVLYIMYGLLYMVYGLLYIVYGLLYIVYGFLYIVNGLLYIVYGVLYIVYGFLYMVYGLLYIVYGVLYMVYGLLYIVYGVLYIVYGVLYMVYGLLYIVYGVLYIVYGVLYMVYGLLYIVYGLLYIVYGLLYIMYGFLYIVYGLLYIVYGLLYIVYGVLYIVYGLLYMVYGLLYMVYGVLYIVYGLLYIVYGLLYIMYEILYIVYGLLYIVYGLLYIVYGLLYVVYGFL; from the exons tgtacGGACTCttatatatagtgtacggactcttgtatatagtgtacggattattgtatatagtgtacggacTCTTTTATATAGTGTACGGACtcttgtatatagtgtacggacTCTTGTATATAATTTACGGACTCTTGTATATGGTGTACGGACTCTTGTATATGGTGTACGGACTCTTGTACATAGTGTACGGACTCTTGTATATGGTGTACGGACTCTTGTACATAGTGTACGGACtcttgtatatagtgtacggactcttgtat ATAGTGTACGGAGtcttgtatatagtgtacggatTCTTGTATATGGTGTACGGACtcttgtatatagtgtacggagtcttgtatataatgtacggACTCTTGTATATGGTGTACGGACTCttatatatagtgtacggactcttgtatatagtgtacggatTCTTGTATATAGTGAACGGACTCTTGTACATAGTGTACGGAGtcttgtatatagtgtacggatTCTTGTATATGGTGTACGGACtcttgtatatagtgtacggagTCTTGTATATGGTGTACGGACTCttatatatagtgtacggagtcttgtatatagtgtacggagTCTTGTATATGGTGTACGGACTCTTGTACATAGTGTACGGAGtcttgtatatagtgtacggagTCTTGTATATGGTGTACGGACTCttatatatagtgtacggaCTCTTGTACATAGTGTACGGActcttgtatataatgtacggatttttgtatatagtgtacggactcttatatatagtgtacggactcttgtatatagtgtacggagtcttgtatatagtgtacggacTCTTGTATATGGTGTACGGACTCTTGTATATGGTGTACGGAGtcttgtatatagtgtacggacTCTTGTATATAGTTTACGGActcttgtatataatgtacgaaattttgtatatagtgtacggactcttgtatatagtgtacggactcttgtatatagtgtacggacTCTTGTATGTTGTGTACGGCTTCCTGTAA